From the genome of Tenericutes bacterium MZ-XQ:
TTTGTACCATCGACTGCACATATTGAAACCTATATTGATTTAGTTAAAGATGGATCATTAAAAAGACAAGTCATCCATCTTGCTGGAGAAATATTAGAAGAAGGATATAAAGGTGATACAGAAGCAACCGATTATATCACGATGGCAGAAGAGAAAGTTTTTGCGCTTGCTCAAAAAAGAAAGACATCCGCTTTTGCGATTATGTCTGAAGTTATTAAAGAAGTTAAAGAAAAAACTGAAAGAAATAGAAATAAAAAAGGCGGTATTACCGGCCTTCATACTGGATTTGAAAATTTAGACAGATTAACAGCTGGACTTCAACCAGAAGAGCTCATTATTCTAGCAGCAAGACCATCTATGGGTAAATCTGCATTTGCGATGAATCTAGCTTTAAATATCGCTAAGCATAATAAAGAGGGTAAAGCTGGTGTTGCAATTTTCTCGCTTGAAATGAGTAACGAACAGTTAGCTGCAAGAATGCTTTCAACAGAAGCAAACGTTGAAAACAATAAAATAAAAACCGGGAATTTAACTTCTAAAGAGTGGCAACACTTAGAAGGTGGTATTCAATCTTTATCACTTTTAAATATTTCATTTGATGATTCTGCAGGTGTGAATGTTGCTGAAATTAGAGCAAAATGTAGAAAGTTATCACAAGAAGGTAAACTTGATTTCGTCATTATTGACTACTTACAATTAATTAAAGGCGATGATCGTTCTGGAAATAGACAAGAAGAAGTCGCGAAAATCTCAAGAAGTTTAAAGCAAATGGCTAGAGAATTAAAGATTCCAATTCTAGCATTATCACAATTATCACGTGAAGTTGAAAAACGTGAAGATAAAAGACCTGTACTTGCAGATTTAAGAGAATCTGGATCTATTGAACAGGATGCCGATATCGTTATGTTCTTATATCGTGGTGACTATTATATCCATGATCCTGAAAAGAAAACAGGTGATGTTGAATTAAGCATTGCGAAGAATAGACAAGGTATGGCAGGGATTAGATTAAGCTTTAGATTTGATACTGAGTATTCTAGATTTACTGCTAAAGAAGAAAGAGAAGAAGAACTTTATAGAGATTAAGCTCATTCAGTAAAAATGGTGTAAAAATTTACATCATTTTTTTATACTTAGATCATGACGATAAAAATTGCGGAGAGTACTTCAATTTAATTAGTTTTTAGTTTTTCATATATTTTCAATTTGATATGAAATATAAAATAAGATAAAAATAAAAAACAGATATAATTCCAATTTTCCAAAATAATTGTCTAACATTTTAAAGCAAGTTTCATGGCTTTATTAAGGGGAAAATTTGGAAATTTATTAGATTATTTAAGTAATCTCTGTCCAATTTCATGGTGCATTTTTATATCAAATTATATGAAAATGGGCATAAATAGCTACAAATATATGTTTTTAGATGAAAAATAAGGTTTAGATTTGAGACAAAAAGAGTTGGAATTTTGGATTGTTGTCATATTAGGATTTGATTATGCTATAATATAGAAAAGAATGATGAAAAATCAGGTGGGGAAATACTTGAAATAATGATGGATTAATAGGGTTCAAATCCCCTTTCCTCCACCAGTTTGGAAAAGCTGAAGCGTTTATTTTGTGTGTATCGAAAGAAAACGAGACGGCATATGCTCTTTACAAGTCAATAGGATTTACAGATACAGGTAATATCGATGATGATGGTGATCAAATCTGTAGACTCGATATTTAAAAAAAATAATGTGTTTTATTTGAGGGTAAAAATGATGAAAAATACTGAATTCTATTATAAGAATGTATTTGCACCAAAACCGAATAAACCAAATCATATAGGGGTAGCAGTAATTATTCAATATGAGAATAAAATCTTACTAGAACATAGAGTAGATAGTGATAGATGGGCTATAATTGGTGGAGGCTTAAATGTAAATGAAGATTTGGTTTCCTGTGCAATACGAGAGGTTTTTGAAGAAACCGGACTAAAAATCAATAAAAATCAATTGCAGTATTTTAACATATATGACGATCCTTCAAGAATAGCTCATTATCCGGACGGGAACGTTCTGCGCGTAATCACTGTTGTGTATCATATAAAACTATTTGATTTTCCTATATTAAAAACAAGTTTAGAATCTAAAGAATTGAAATTCTTTTCAAAAGATGAAATCATACGCATAAAGATGGCTGAAACACATATTCCAATTATTCAGGAATACTATATCTTAGAGTAATATCATTTAAAACATTGCTGCAGTAAATATACTAGAATTGTTATTTAAACTA
Proteins encoded in this window:
- a CDS encoding replicative DNA helicase, which encodes MAKSLPYHKEAEQSVLGAIFLDPKIIVSVMDHLDNEDFFEQPHIMIYQAMKDLYKDNHKIDFASVASKLEQSQNLAKAGGMKYIIDLADFVPSTAHIETYIDLVKDGSLKRQVIHLAGEILEEGYKGDTEATDYITMAEEKVFALAQKRKTSAFAIMSEVIKEVKEKTERNRNKKGGITGLHTGFENLDRLTAGLQPEELIILAARPSMGKSAFAMNLALNIAKHNKEGKAGVAIFSLEMSNEQLAARMLSTEANVENNKIKTGNLTSKEWQHLEGGIQSLSLLNISFDDSAGVNVAEIRAKCRKLSQEGKLDFVIIDYLQLIKGDDRSGNRQEEVAKISRSLKQMARELKIPILALSQLSREVEKREDKRPVLADLRESGSIEQDADIVMFLYRGDYYIHDPEKKTGDVELSIAKNRQGMAGIRLSFRFDTEYSRFTAKEEREEELYRD